In Streptomyces asoensis, a single genomic region encodes these proteins:
- a CDS encoding ABC transporter ATP-binding protein: protein MTTSTPGALLTARDLRKAYGPTHALDGAEFSIRPGEVVAVMGPSGSGKSTLLHCLAGIVPPDSGSITYAGRELTTMSDARRSALRRTDFGFVFQFGQLVPELTCVENVALPLRLNGSSRKDAERAALGWMERLEVDDLKAKRPGEVSGGQGQRVAVARALVTGPRLLFADEPTGALDSFNGERVMELLTQAARSTDAAVVLVTHETRVAAYSDREVVVRDGKSRDMERAV from the coding sequence ATGACGACTTCCACCCCCGGCGCCCTGCTCACCGCGCGCGACCTGCGCAAGGCGTACGGCCCGACCCACGCGCTGGACGGCGCGGAGTTCTCGATACGCCCCGGCGAGGTCGTCGCCGTCATGGGGCCCTCCGGGTCCGGCAAGTCCACGCTGCTGCACTGCCTCGCCGGGATCGTGCCGCCCGACTCCGGATCGATCACCTACGCGGGGCGCGAACTGACGACGATGAGCGATGCCCGGCGCAGCGCTCTGCGCCGCACCGACTTCGGGTTCGTGTTCCAGTTCGGCCAGCTGGTGCCCGAGCTGACGTGCGTGGAGAACGTCGCCCTGCCGCTGCGGCTGAACGGCTCCTCCCGCAAGGACGCCGAGCGGGCCGCGCTCGGCTGGATGGAGCGCCTGGAGGTCGACGACCTCAAGGCCAAGCGCCCCGGCGAGGTGTCCGGCGGCCAGGGCCAGCGCGTCGCCGTGGCCCGCGCGCTGGTCACCGGGCCGCGCCTGCTGTTCGCCGACGAACCCACCGGAGCGCTCGACTCCTTCAACGGCGAACGCGTGATGGAGCTGCTGACCCAGGCGGCCCGCTCGACCGACGCCGCCGTCGTCCTCGTCACCCACGAGACGCGCGTGGCCGCGTACTCCGACCGTGAGGTCGTCGTCCGCGACGGCAAGTCCCGTGACATGGAGCGCGCCGTATGA
- a CDS encoding ABC transporter permease — MSPRQWAQDLALGARFALAGGREGWVRMTLTAVGVGIGVALLLLCTALPNVFAARDRVEHARFDFTFTDKAPPKADDTFLIADTDTTWHDDDIRGRIVEPEGRRAPLPPGVDSFPGAGEMVVSPALEDLLASDGAELLRQRLPYKITGTIGESGLIGSHELAYYAGASGLKLTDVSPVHRLTRYGEPDTASEKTDPVLLLMILVVFVVLLTPVAVFIAAAVRFGGERRDRRLAALRLVGSDSRMTRRIAAGEALAGALLGLVIGTGFFLLGRSTLGSTQVLGVSVWPSYLDPSPLLAALVALAVPVAAVLVTLLAMRGVVVEPLGVVRAATQRRRRLWWRLLPPLAGLAMLYPMIGKGHENGDFNQYLVIGGVILLLIGITALLPWVVEAVVVRLGTGALSWQLAVRRLQLSSGTAARMVNGIAVAVAGAIALQMLFTGTQSQYTKATGKDPGRVQMQVDFSDRKPLSGVEREFAGAKGVRSAVALALSQYGDARRDPDHGNGMTVGDCAALRELAALPSCKDGDVFVTRTRCCYDDPDNAEEISVVKPGRRLYVDPSYDDVSERGIEVPWTVPAGIRVVEARKDSLMDSNSLLVTSGALPAEAVPALFSDGVYLRLDPSVPDSREYVRNVAARVDPLAHTYGWTATLEDTKYASIRTGLFVGAAFVLALIGASLLVSQLEQLRERRKLLSALVAFGTRRRTLSLSVLWQTALPVGLGLVLAMTVGVTLGSVLLKMTRTPVTMDWASVLTMTGVGAAVVGVVTLLSLPPLLRLMRPEGLRTE, encoded by the coding sequence ATGAGTCCTCGCCAGTGGGCCCAGGACCTGGCCCTGGGGGCCCGTTTCGCGCTCGCCGGAGGGCGCGAGGGCTGGGTCCGGATGACGCTCACCGCCGTCGGCGTCGGCATCGGCGTGGCTCTGCTCCTGCTGTGCACCGCCCTGCCCAACGTGTTCGCCGCCCGCGACAGGGTCGAGCACGCGCGCTTCGACTTCACGTTCACCGACAAGGCCCCGCCGAAGGCCGACGACACGTTCCTGATCGCCGACACCGACACCACCTGGCACGACGACGACATCCGCGGCCGGATCGTCGAGCCCGAGGGCCGGCGGGCGCCGCTGCCGCCGGGCGTCGACAGCTTCCCGGGCGCGGGCGAGATGGTCGTCTCCCCCGCGCTCGAGGACCTGCTCGCCTCGGACGGCGCCGAGCTGCTGCGCCAGCGGCTGCCGTACAAGATCACCGGCACGATCGGCGAGAGCGGGCTCATCGGCTCCCACGAACTGGCCTACTACGCGGGCGCCTCGGGACTGAAGCTCACGGACGTCTCCCCGGTGCACCGGCTGACCCGGTACGGCGAACCGGACACGGCGTCAGAGAAGACCGACCCGGTGCTGCTGCTCATGATCCTGGTCGTGTTCGTGGTGCTGCTGACCCCGGTAGCCGTGTTCATCGCCGCCGCCGTCCGCTTCGGCGGCGAGCGCCGCGACCGGCGCCTGGCCGCGCTGCGCCTGGTCGGCTCGGACAGCCGCATGACGCGGCGGATCGCGGCCGGTGAGGCTCTCGCCGGCGCCCTGCTCGGCCTGGTCATCGGCACCGGCTTCTTCCTCCTCGGCCGTTCGACGCTGGGCTCCACCCAGGTTCTCGGCGTGAGCGTCTGGCCCAGCTACCTGGACCCCTCGCCCCTGCTCGCCGCGCTGGTGGCGCTGGCGGTGCCGGTCGCCGCCGTCCTGGTCACGCTGCTCGCGATGCGCGGCGTGGTGGTGGAGCCGCTCGGCGTCGTACGGGCGGCCACGCAGCGCCGCCGCCGGCTGTGGTGGCGGCTGCTGCCGCCGCTCGCCGGTCTCGCGATGCTCTACCCGATGATCGGCAAGGGCCACGAGAACGGCGACTTCAACCAGTACCTCGTCATCGGCGGTGTGATCCTGCTGCTGATCGGCATCACCGCGCTGCTCCCCTGGGTCGTGGAGGCGGTCGTCGTCCGCCTCGGCACGGGAGCGCTGTCCTGGCAGCTCGCGGTGCGGCGGCTCCAGCTGAGCAGCGGCACCGCGGCACGCATGGTGAACGGCATCGCCGTCGCGGTGGCCGGGGCCATCGCCCTCCAGATGCTGTTCACGGGAACGCAGAGCCAGTACACCAAGGCCACCGGCAAGGACCCCGGCCGGGTCCAGATGCAGGTCGACTTCAGCGACCGCAAGCCGCTGTCCGGTGTGGAGCGGGAGTTCGCCGGGGCCAAGGGCGTGCGCTCCGCGGTGGCCCTCGCCCTCTCGCAGTACGGGGACGCGCGTCGCGACCCGGACCACGGCAACGGCATGACGGTGGGCGACTGCGCCGCCCTGCGCGAACTGGCCGCGCTGCCCTCCTGCAAGGACGGCGACGTGTTCGTCACGCGCACGCGGTGCTGCTACGACGACCCCGACAACGCCGAAGAGATCTCCGTGGTGAAGCCCGGTCGACGGCTCTACGTCGACCCGTCGTACGACGACGTCTCCGAGCGCGGCATCGAGGTGCCGTGGACCGTCCCGGCCGGCATCCGGGTGGTGGAAGCGCGCAAGGACTCGCTGATGGACTCCAACAGTCTGCTGGTCACCTCCGGCGCCCTGCCGGCCGAGGCCGTGCCGGCGCTGTTCTCGGACGGGGTCTACCTGCGCCTGGACCCGTCGGTGCCGGACTCACGCGAGTACGTACGCAATGTCGCCGCCCGCGTCGACCCCCTGGCGCACACCTACGGCTGGACGGCGACCCTGGAGGACACCAAGTACGCCTCCATCCGCACCGGCCTGTTCGTCGGCGCCGCCTTCGTGCTGGCACTCATCGGCGCGAGTCTGCTGGTCTCCCAGCTGGAGCAGCTGCGCGAGCGCAGGAAACTGCTCTCGGCGCTCGTCGCCTTCGGCACCCGGCGCCGCACGCTGAGCCTGTCGGTGCTGTGGCAGACGGCCCTCCCGGTCGGACTCGGCCTCGTCCTGGCCATGACCGTGGGCGTCACCCTGGGCTCGGTGCTGCTGAAGATGACCCGCACACCGGTGACCATGGACTGGGCGAGCGTGCTGACCATGACCGGCGTGGGCGCGGCCGTGGTCGGGGTGGTCACGCTGCTCAGTCTGCCGCCACTGCTGCGGCTGATGCGTCCGGAAGGGCTGCGCACGGAATAG
- a CDS encoding oxidoreductase — MPAKTALVTGASSGIGEATALELHRLGYTVYGAARRTDRLRELAGHGIRPLAMDVTDDASMRAGIEKITAETGRLDVLVNNAGYGSYGALEDVPLDEARHQFEVNVFGAIRLAQLALPHMRAQRSGTVVNITSMGGKIHTPLGGWYHGTKFALEALSDCLRLEARPFGVDVVVIEPGGIATEWGGIAADTLEKSSAGGAYAAQATAVASALRSEANAKRNSPPSVIAEAIGKAVTARRPKTRYATGFGARPLIALRRVLPDRAFDMVISRAVGLPG; from the coding sequence ATGCCTGCCAAGACCGCCCTCGTCACCGGTGCCTCCTCCGGGATCGGCGAGGCCACCGCCCTCGAGCTCCACCGCCTCGGCTACACCGTCTACGGGGCGGCCCGCCGCACCGATCGCCTGCGGGAACTCGCCGGGCACGGCATCCGGCCGCTGGCGATGGACGTCACCGACGACGCCTCCATGCGGGCCGGCATCGAGAAGATCACCGCCGAGACCGGCCGCCTCGACGTGCTGGTCAACAACGCGGGCTACGGCTCCTACGGCGCTCTCGAGGACGTCCCGCTGGACGAGGCCCGCCACCAGTTCGAGGTCAACGTCTTCGGCGCGATCCGGCTGGCCCAGCTCGCCCTGCCCCACATGCGTGCCCAGCGCTCCGGCACCGTCGTGAACATCACCTCGATGGGCGGCAAGATCCACACTCCGCTCGGCGGCTGGTACCACGGCACCAAGTTCGCCCTCGAAGCCCTCAGCGACTGCCTGCGCCTGGAGGCCAGGCCCTTCGGCGTCGACGTCGTCGTCATCGAGCCCGGCGGCATCGCCACCGAGTGGGGCGGCATCGCCGCGGACACGCTGGAGAAGTCCTCGGCAGGCGGCGCCTACGCAGCCCAGGCCACCGCCGTCGCCTCGGCCCTGCGCTCCGAGGCCAACGCCAAGCGCAATTCCCCGCCCTCCGTCATCGCCGAGGCGATCGGCAAGGCCGTCACCGCACGGCGCCCGAAGACCCGCTACGCCACGGGCTTCGGCGCCCGTCCGCTCATCGCCTTGCGCCGCGTCCTGCCCGACCGTGCCTTCGACATGGTCATCTCCCGGGCCGTCGGCCTCCCGGGCTGA
- a CDS encoding TetR/AcrR family transcriptional regulator — protein sequence MQHNKDAPLRSDAQRNRERILEVALTELTRCPDAPLSAIAKKAGVGQGTFYRNFPNREALVLEIYRHEMRQVADSAVQLLDELPPDLALRAWMDRLAEFAMTKAGLADAIRLATSAPGGPAKPAHTPVTDAADTLLRANDAAGTIRPGMTPDDLVLAIGGLWQMAPTDDWRPRAARLLDLVMDGLRAGAPGPAGT from the coding sequence GTGCAGCACAACAAGGACGCGCCCCTGCGCTCGGACGCACAACGCAACCGTGAGCGCATCCTCGAGGTCGCCCTGACCGAGCTGACCCGGTGCCCCGATGCCCCCCTCAGCGCGATCGCCAAGAAGGCGGGTGTCGGACAGGGCACCTTCTACCGCAACTTCCCCAACCGGGAGGCCCTCGTCCTGGAGATCTACCGCCACGAGATGCGTCAGGTCGCCGACAGCGCCGTCCAGCTGCTCGACGAGCTGCCGCCGGACCTGGCCCTGCGCGCCTGGATGGACCGGTTGGCCGAATTCGCCATGACCAAGGCCGGACTCGCCGACGCGATCCGCCTCGCCACCAGCGCACCGGGCGGCCCCGCGAAGCCCGCGCACACCCCCGTCACCGACGCGGCCGACACCCTCCTGCGCGCCAACGACGCGGCGGGCACCATCCGGCCGGGCATGACCCCCGACGACCTGGTCCTCGCCATCGGCGGCCTGTGGCAGATGGCGCCCACCGACGACTGGCGCCCGCGCGCCGCCCGGCTCCTCGACCTCGTCATGGACGGACTCCGCGCCGGCGCGCCCGGACCGGCCGGCACCTGA
- a CDS encoding SDR family oxidoreductase — MGSLTDRVVLVTGGGRGIGRGIARRLGADGALVAVHYGQREDTARETVDLITAAGGRAFPVRALLGEPGDAVALFKELDVRLEELGEPAVLDVLVNNAGFNVPGRIAEVRPEDFDRLMAVHAKAPVFLVQQAIERMRDGGRIVNIGSAATRVAFPESLAYAMAKGALEVLTLALARELGPRQITVNSVSPGFVKTDMNRKRWSDPEGEAAHAAHSVLGRMGRPEDVADIVAFLASDDARWVTGQSIDASGGSFL, encoded by the coding sequence ATGGGGAGTCTGACGGACAGAGTCGTGCTCGTGACAGGGGGAGGACGAGGGATCGGGCGGGGCATCGCCCGCCGCCTGGGGGCGGACGGAGCCCTGGTGGCGGTGCACTACGGACAGCGTGAGGACACGGCACGCGAGACGGTGGACCTGATCACGGCCGCCGGCGGGCGCGCCTTCCCGGTGCGCGCCCTGCTCGGGGAGCCGGGTGACGCCGTGGCGCTGTTCAAGGAGCTGGACGTGCGGCTCGAGGAGCTGGGCGAGCCCGCGGTCCTGGACGTCCTGGTCAACAACGCGGGGTTCAACGTCCCAGGTCGGATCGCCGAGGTGCGGCCGGAGGACTTCGACCGACTCATGGCCGTACACGCGAAAGCGCCGGTCTTCCTCGTCCAGCAGGCGATCGAACGGATGCGTGACGGGGGGCGCATCGTCAACATCGGCTCGGCCGCCACTCGGGTGGCGTTCCCCGAGTCGCTGGCCTACGCGATGGCCAAAGGTGCGCTGGAGGTTCTCACCCTGGCGCTGGCACGGGAGTTGGGGCCCCGGCAGATCACCGTCAACTCGGTGTCGCCCGGATTCGTCAAGACGGACATGAACCGCAAGCGCTGGAGCGACCCGGAGGGCGAAGCCGCCCACGCGGCGCACTCGGTGCTCGGGCGGATGGGGCGGCCCGAGGACGTGGCGGACATCGTCGCCTTCCTGGCCTCGGACGACGCGCGCTGGGTGACGGGCCAGAGCATCGACGCATCCGGAGGTTCGTTCCTGTAG
- a CDS encoding PadR family transcriptional regulator yields MSIGHTLLGLLESGPRHGYDLKRAFDEKFGHDRPLHYGQVYSTMSRLLKHGLVEVDGIEAGGGPERKRYAITDAGITDVQRWLATPEKPAEHLQSTLYTKVVLALLTRRDAAEILDTQRSEHLRSMRILTDRKRGGDLADQLICDHALFHLEADLRWLELTAARLDRLREAVKR; encoded by the coding sequence ATGTCCATCGGTCACACCCTTTTGGGGCTCCTGGAGTCGGGTCCGCGGCACGGATACGACCTCAAGCGGGCCTTCGACGAGAAGTTCGGTCACGACCGGCCGCTGCACTACGGCCAGGTCTACTCGACGATGTCCCGGCTGCTGAAGCACGGCCTCGTCGAGGTCGACGGGATCGAGGCCGGCGGCGGTCCGGAGCGCAAGCGCTACGCGATCACCGACGCCGGCATCACCGACGTACAGCGCTGGCTGGCGACCCCGGAGAAGCCGGCGGAACACCTCCAGTCGACCCTGTACACCAAGGTCGTCCTCGCGCTGCTCACCCGGCGCGACGCCGCCGAGATCCTCGACACCCAGCGCTCCGAACACCTGCGCAGCATGCGGATCCTGACGGACCGCAAGCGAGGCGGCGACCTCGCGGACCAACTGATCTGCGACCACGCCCTGTTCCACCTCGAAGCCGACCTGCGGTGGCTGGAGCTGACCGCCGCCCGGCTCGACCGACTCCGTGAGGCCGTGAAACGATGA
- a CDS encoding STAS domain-containing protein: MNVLDVTTDQYSSHTVIAVAGDMDLRTYPELAQAASLVPPDCTALEVDLSGVSFMDSSGLNLLLRLRRSLETAGGRFVVTGLRHQPRHLLVLTETYALLTTGTGDAAEGSRRRGPRLPPGRRDR, translated from the coding sequence GTGAACGTCCTCGACGTGACGACCGACCAGTACTCCAGCCACACCGTGATAGCCGTCGCCGGTGACATGGACCTCCGGACCTACCCCGAACTCGCGCAGGCGGCGTCCCTCGTCCCGCCGGACTGCACGGCGCTGGAGGTGGATCTGTCGGGGGTGTCGTTCATGGACTCCAGCGGTCTGAACCTCCTCCTGCGGCTGCGCCGGAGCCTTGAGACCGCCGGCGGCCGCTTCGTCGTCACCGGACTGCGGCATCAGCCGAGGCATCTGCTCGTCCTCACCGAGACGTACGCGCTGCTCACCACCGGCACAGGTGACGCGGCGGAAGGATCCCGCCGAAGAGGGCCACGGCTGCCTCCCGGTCGACGCGACCGGTGA
- a CDS encoding DUF4097 family beta strand repeat-containing protein has protein sequence MKTKSASRVLPAAVVLVVLPFAVSCDGQDHRGADGSALAAGSPALLRSGNHLVVTTGNGLVLRPADGRRVTVDERARVDWSHDDDTWTLDLSCADPGREPDAQECPRMPVVRIPDGVSVTVHARNAGVDVAGVAAALDVTTVNGDVTATRAGRDDAPVRLATRNGSVRATALDAGRVDATTTNGDVSLACATAPSDVTAATTNGSVGVTVPHDSPAYRVTAGTDNGRATVGVPTSSARKGPAMTLTTVNGDVGVRRG, from the coding sequence ATGAAGACGAAGTCGGCAAGTCGTGTGCTGCCCGCGGCCGTTGTGCTGGTGGTCCTCCCCTTCGCCGTGTCCTGCGACGGCCAGGACCACCGAGGAGCCGACGGTTCGGCCCTTGCCGCCGGTTCGCCCGCCCTCCTGCGATCCGGCAACCACCTCGTCGTCACCACCGGGAACGGGCTGGTCCTGCGCCCCGCCGACGGCCGCCGTGTCACCGTGGACGAGCGGGCGCGCGTCGACTGGTCGCACGACGACGACACCTGGACCCTCGACCTGTCCTGCGCAGACCCCGGGCGGGAGCCCGACGCGCAGGAGTGCCCGCGGATGCCCGTCGTGAGGATCCCGGACGGTGTGAGCGTCACGGTCCATGCGCGCAACGCGGGCGTCGACGTGGCGGGGGTCGCCGCGGCGCTGGACGTCACGACCGTCAACGGCGACGTGACGGCAACCCGTGCGGGCCGGGACGACGCGCCGGTCCGGCTCGCCACCCGCAACGGCTCGGTCCGTGCGACGGCGCTCGACGCCGGCCGGGTGGACGCGACGACCACCAACGGCGACGTGTCCCTGGCATGCGCGACCGCGCCCTCCGACGTGACCGCGGCCACCACCAACGGCTCCGTCGGCGTCACCGTGCCGCACGACTCCCCCGCGTACCGGGTCACCGCAGGTACGGACAACGGCCGGGCCACGGTCGGCGTGCCCACCAGCTCCGCCCGCAAGGGTCCGGCGATGACCCTGACGACGGTCAACGGTGACGTCGGCGTGCGCCGCGGCTGA
- a CDS encoding TetR/AcrR family transcriptional regulator encodes MTQARAPRADAVRNRKKILAAAGEQITAHGPEVGMDEIAAAAGVAVGTLYRHFPTKTDLVGAVVAGRVARVADDAEAALARVTAGARAADELTAFLGRVIEASVTDRAVKAAARTLGAEPGDHDDEDRGGAAVAAIVRAGQADGDIHPDVTVGDIYLLFSTAPTEQPPAARARWLALVTPGLTTRARQAES; translated from the coding sequence ATGACCCAGGCCAGGGCGCCGCGCGCCGACGCGGTCCGCAACCGGAAGAAGATCCTCGCCGCCGCGGGCGAGCAGATCACCGCACACGGCCCCGAGGTCGGCATGGACGAGATCGCCGCCGCGGCAGGGGTGGCCGTGGGGACGCTCTACCGGCACTTCCCGACCAAGACCGACCTCGTCGGGGCCGTCGTCGCCGGGCGCGTCGCCCGGGTCGCGGACGACGCGGAAGCGGCCCTCGCGCGCGTCACCGCCGGCGCCCGGGCCGCGGACGAGCTGACCGCCTTCCTCGGCCGCGTCATCGAGGCCTCCGTGACCGACCGCGCCGTGAAGGCGGCCGCCCGGACCCTCGGCGCCGAACCGGGTGACCACGACGACGAGGACCGTGGCGGCGCCGCCGTCGCGGCCATCGTCCGAGCCGGCCAGGCCGACGGCGACATCCATCCGGACGTCACCGTCGGCGACATCTACCTGCTGTTCTCCACCGCACCCACCGAACAGCCACCCGCGGCCCGCGCCCGTTGGCTCGCCCTCGTCACACCGGGACTGACCACCCGGGCGCGACAAGCGGAGAGCTGA
- a CDS encoding serine/threonine-protein kinase — protein sequence MRLRESALVLASRCSTEILDGRYRLDARIGSGGAADVHRGFDLRLKRAVAVKVFRPGAGAGSEEGLRSEAMLLARLQHPGLVTAYDVGRHDGRAYLVMQLVEGRTLKARIAESPLSCDDTARLGAGLARALAHAHEAGIVHRDVKPSNILLDPSDRPYLTDFGISRLVDATTDTVTGTLVGTAAYLSPEQVLGRTVGRPVDVYALGLVLLECLTGRLEYDGGPLEAAIARLHRPPAVPSALPAELATLLRDMTALDEQDRPSAPDCARTLATLAGTPLSGHVPTTGPAARTAAIVPSRESVRGDDATHRNASPAAVRTAAKAAPARRRVLVAGGTVALVTAMAATLAVTEALPDHGRDGSTRQAVSRPAGSADAEGGSAETNAAPATPVDPSASTRESSGSRLRDVTAVKSSPSSSAGRSPNAVGVPRASSGRASDVGAQAAAKPSSAGKKPGNPNATKKGQEAAESKPGKQKQKKQGEGEAD from the coding sequence ATGAGGCTGCGCGAGTCGGCTCTGGTGCTGGCCTCCCGGTGTTCCACCGAGATACTGGACGGCCGCTACCGACTGGACGCGCGCATCGGCTCGGGCGGCGCGGCGGACGTCCACCGCGGCTTCGACCTCCGCCTCAAGCGCGCGGTGGCGGTGAAGGTCTTCCGGCCCGGCGCCGGGGCCGGATCCGAGGAGGGGCTGCGCAGCGAGGCGATGCTCCTCGCCCGCTTGCAGCACCCCGGGCTCGTCACCGCCTACGACGTGGGTCGTCACGACGGCCGGGCCTACCTGGTCATGCAGCTGGTGGAAGGCCGCACGCTGAAGGCGCGCATCGCCGAGAGCCCTCTGTCCTGCGACGACACCGCGCGACTGGGCGCCGGCCTCGCCCGGGCCCTGGCTCACGCCCACGAGGCCGGGATCGTCCACCGTGACGTGAAGCCGTCCAACATCCTTCTCGACCCGTCGGACCGCCCCTATCTGACGGACTTCGGTATCTCCCGGCTCGTCGACGCCACCACCGACACCGTCACCGGCACGCTCGTGGGCACCGCCGCCTATCTCTCGCCCGAGCAGGTGCTGGGCCGGACCGTCGGCCGGCCCGTCGACGTCTACGCCCTCGGGCTCGTCCTCCTCGAATGCCTCACCGGCAGGCTCGAGTACGACGGCGGTCCCCTCGAAGCGGCGATAGCACGGCTCCACCGTCCCCCCGCCGTCCCCAGCGCGCTGCCCGCCGAACTCGCCACCCTGCTGCGGGACATGACCGCCCTGGACGAGCAGGACCGTCCGTCGGCGCCCGACTGCGCACGGACGCTGGCCACCCTGGCGGGAACGCCCCTCTCCGGGCATGTGCCGACCACCGGGCCCGCGGCCCGTACGGCGGCCATCGTGCCGAGCCGTGAATCGGTGCGCGGCGACGACGCCACGCACCGCAACGCCTCGCCTGCCGCGGTACGGACCGCCGCGAAGGCCGCTCCCGCGCGCCGCCGGGTTCTGGTGGCCGGAGGAACCGTCGCGCTCGTCACCGCGATGGCGGCCACGCTGGCCGTCACCGAGGCGCTGCCCGATCACGGTCGTGACGGAAGCACGCGACAGGCCGTCAGCCGGCCCGCCGGGAGCGCCGACGCCGAAGGCGGCTCCGCGGAGACGAACGCGGCGCCCGCCACCCCTGTCGATCCCTCCGCCTCGACGCGCGAGTCCTCCGGCAGTCGCCTCCGTGACGTCACCGCCGTGAAGAGCTCCCCTTCCTCTTCCGCAGGCAGGAGCCCGAACGCCGTAGGCGTGCCCCGCGCTTCCTCCGGCCGCGCTTCCGACGTCGGGGCGCAGGCCGCTGCGAAGCCCTCGTCGGCCGGCAAGAAGCCCGGCAATCCGAATGCCACCAAGAAGGGCCAGGAGGCGGCGGAGTCGAAGCCGGGGAAGCAGAAGCAGAAGAAGCAGGGCGAAGGCGAAGCGGACTGA
- a CDS encoding PIG-L family deacetylase, whose product MTGRPLTLMAVHAHPDDEATGTGGVLARYAAEGIRTVLVTCTDGACGDGPGGVKPGDPGHDPAAVALMRRQELEASREVLKISDLETLDYADSGMMGWPSNDTPGSFWRTPVQEGAARLADLMRHYRPDVVVTYDENGFYGHPDHIQAHRITMAALDMTDLAPKVYWTTMPRSMMARFGEIMREFGGDMPEPDPAEAAAMAEIGLPDDEITTWVDTTAFSGQKFDALAAHASQGENIFFLKMGKEKFGELMGMETFVRVRDTTGAPVPETDLFAGLR is encoded by the coding sequence ATGACTGGCCGCCCTTTGACGCTCATGGCTGTACACGCCCACCCCGACGACGAGGCCACCGGAACGGGAGGGGTCCTCGCCCGGTACGCGGCGGAAGGCATCCGCACGGTGCTCGTGACCTGTACCGACGGCGCTTGCGGTGACGGACCGGGAGGTGTCAAGCCGGGCGATCCCGGCCACGATCCGGCCGCGGTCGCCCTGATGCGCCGTCAGGAACTCGAGGCGAGCCGCGAGGTGCTGAAGATCAGCGATCTGGAGACACTGGACTACGCGGACTCCGGGATGATGGGCTGGCCGAGCAACGACACCCCTGGGTCGTTCTGGCGGACCCCGGTGCAGGAGGGCGCGGCCCGGCTCGCGGACCTCATGCGGCACTACCGGCCCGACGTGGTCGTCACCTATGACGAGAACGGCTTCTACGGCCACCCCGACCACATCCAGGCCCACCGCATCACGATGGCGGCGCTCGACATGACCGATCTGGCACCCAAGGTGTACTGGACCACCATGCCGCGCTCGATGATGGCGCGGTTCGGCGAGATCATGCGCGAGTTCGGCGGGGACATGCCGGAGCCGGATCCCGCCGAGGCCGCCGCGATGGCCGAGATCGGCCTGCCGGACGACGAGATCACGACGTGGGTGGACACCACCGCGTTCAGCGGGCAGAAGTTCGACGCGCTGGCCGCGCACGCCAGCCAGGGCGAGAACATCTTCTTCCTCAAGATGGGCAAGGAGAAGTTCGGCGAGCTGATGGGCATGGAGACCTTCGTACGGGTCCGGGACACCACCGGCGCCCCGGTACCCGAGACCGACCTCTTCGCCGGACTGCGCTGA